The following proteins are co-located in the Streptomyces sp. DT2A-34 genome:
- a CDS encoding alpha/beta hydrolase, giving the protein MPNPPRMRAAALTATALLVPALLAGCSDDDSGDEDLTVQELSWKDCPAPSQAQGGRGSPSPLPDGGAWQCATMKAPRDWDEPRGDTIGIALIRVKASGDENRRIGSLIFNFGGPGGSGVTSLPSFAEGYEKLRTRYDLVSFDPRGVGRSEPVRCENDQQLDAYFQQDATPDDVAERTERLDSAKEFNAACEKNSKGMLPYVITTDAARDLDLMRQVLGDDKLHYFGISYGTELGGVYAHLFPKNVGRAVFDAVVDPTQNPEQNALAQAKGFQLALDNFAEDCASKTDCPIGDSPQDVKDRIAKLLKDLDSKPIQGIFPRELTQSTATSGIMQALYSKNFWEYLTQGLVQAYDGDGSALMLLADSSNGRRENGEYSNIIPANVAINCADDKPRYTAEDVERRLPEFRAASNLFGDSLAWSMLSCTDWAVAGATDHPEVSAPGSAPILVVGNTGDPATPYEGARRMVQALGKGVGVELTYKGQGHGAYNSKNKCVQDAVDGYLLDGKVPAGGTVCS; this is encoded by the coding sequence ATGCCGAACCCTCCCCGGATGCGTGCAGCCGCCCTGACCGCCACGGCCCTGCTGGTGCCCGCCCTGCTGGCGGGTTGCAGCGACGACGACTCCGGGGACGAGGATCTGACGGTCCAGGAGCTGAGCTGGAAGGACTGTCCGGCCCCCTCCCAGGCGCAGGGCGGCAGGGGCAGCCCGTCACCTCTGCCGGACGGCGGCGCATGGCAGTGCGCCACGATGAAGGCACCGCGCGACTGGGACGAGCCCAGGGGCGACACGATCGGCATCGCGCTGATCCGGGTGAAGGCCAGCGGCGACGAGAACCGCCGCATCGGCTCGCTGATCTTCAACTTCGGCGGTCCCGGCGGCTCGGGCGTCACCAGCCTGCCCTCCTTCGCCGAGGGATACGAGAAACTGCGCACCCGCTACGACCTGGTGAGCTTCGACCCGCGCGGGGTCGGCCGCAGCGAGCCCGTACGGTGCGAGAACGACCAGCAGCTCGACGCCTACTTCCAGCAGGACGCCACGCCGGACGACGTCGCCGAGCGGACCGAACGGCTGGACAGCGCCAAGGAGTTCAACGCGGCGTGCGAGAAGAACTCCAAGGGGATGCTGCCGTATGTGATCACCACCGACGCGGCTCGTGACCTGGACCTGATGCGACAGGTCCTCGGCGACGACAAGCTGCACTACTTCGGCATCTCGTACGGCACCGAACTCGGCGGCGTCTACGCCCACCTGTTCCCCAAGAACGTGGGACGCGCCGTCTTCGACGCGGTCGTCGACCCGACGCAGAACCCCGAGCAGAACGCGCTCGCGCAGGCCAAGGGATTTCAGCTCGCGCTGGACAACTTCGCCGAGGACTGCGCGTCAAAGACGGACTGCCCGATCGGCGACAGCCCCCAGGACGTCAAGGACCGCATCGCCAAGCTGCTGAAGGACCTCGACAGCAAACCGATCCAGGGCATCTTCCCCCGCGAGCTGACCCAGAGCACCGCGACCTCCGGCATCATGCAGGCTCTGTATTCGAAGAACTTCTGGGAGTACCTCACCCAGGGCCTGGTGCAGGCGTACGACGGTGACGGCAGCGCCCTGATGCTGCTGGCCGACTCGAGCAACGGACGCCGCGAGAACGGCGAGTACAGCAACATCATCCCGGCCAACGTGGCGATCAACTGCGCCGATGACAAGCCCCGTTACACAGCCGAGGACGTGGAGCGGAGGCTGCCCGAGTTCCGGGCCGCCTCGAACCTGTTCGGCGACTCCCTGGCCTGGTCCATGCTCAGCTGCACCGACTGGGCCGTGGCCGGGGCCACCGACCATCCCGAGGTCAGCGCGCCCGGCTCGGCGCCGATCCTCGTGGTGGGCAACACGGGCGACCCGGCCACGCCGTACGAGGGCGCGCGGAGGATGGTCCAGGCACTGGGCAAGGGGGTGGGCGTCGAGCTGACGTACAAGGGCCAGGGACACGGGGCGTACAACAGCAAGAACAAGTGCGTGCAGGACGCGGTGGACGGTTATCTGCTGGACGGGAAGGTGCCGGCGGGGGGCACCGTCTGCTCCTGA
- a CDS encoding alpha/beta hydrolase, which produces MARFVRWTALTATAALLVTACSGGSSDGGGAGGKASGTSSSAASAGSATPLPSSLTSQKLDWGRCKATGDSPAPGDEWQCATLEAPLDWKKPDGRTIDLALIRARASGDDRIGSLLFNFGGPGSSGLSTLPWYASATSELGKRYDLVSWDPRGVGASEGVRCRTDKEIQASESMDITPDTPAEETAYLRDAADFGQGCQKSEGALIAHVSTTDTARDMDLMRQVLGDTQMHYFGISYGTELGGVYAHLFPKNVGRLILDAVVDPSADGEGHTENQARGFQRALNNYLDSTGQGAEEGSRKIVDLLKRIDASPLPTSSGRKLTEALALTGIIRPLYSEASWPTLTSALEAAEEGDGSELLALADDYNERSASGHYGTGTHSQRVISCLDTRQRPTLEETRKLLPRFEKVSPVFGPMLGWDTAGWCHDWPVAGQHDTPEVSAPGAAPILLVGNTGDPATPYEGTRKMADELGKGVGVMLTWKGEGHASYGKGSDCVDSTVNAYLLQGTVPKDGKVCS; this is translated from the coding sequence ATGGCGCGATTCGTACGGTGGACGGCCCTGACGGCCACCGCCGCGCTGCTGGTGACGGCCTGCAGCGGCGGCTCGTCCGACGGCGGCGGGGCCGGTGGGAAGGCGAGCGGGACGAGTTCCTCGGCCGCGTCCGCCGGCTCGGCGACTCCACTGCCGTCCTCGCTGACCTCGCAGAAGCTCGACTGGGGACGCTGCAAGGCCACCGGGGACTCCCCCGCGCCCGGCGACGAGTGGCAGTGCGCGACGCTCGAGGCGCCGCTGGACTGGAAGAAACCGGACGGCAGGACGATCGACCTCGCGCTGATCCGCGCCAGGGCCAGTGGCGACGACCGCATCGGTTCTCTCCTGTTCAACTTCGGCGGCCCCGGCAGCTCGGGGTTGTCCACGCTGCCGTGGTACGCCTCCGCCACGTCCGAGCTCGGCAAGCGGTACGACCTGGTGAGCTGGGACCCGCGCGGGGTCGGCGCCAGCGAAGGCGTGCGCTGCCGCACCGACAAGGAGATCCAGGCCTCCGAGTCCATGGACATCACGCCGGACACCCCGGCCGAGGAGACGGCGTATCTGCGGGACGCCGCCGACTTCGGCCAGGGCTGCCAGAAGTCCGAGGGGGCGCTGATCGCGCATGTGTCGACCACCGACACCGCCCGCGACATGGACCTGATGCGCCAGGTCCTGGGCGACACGCAGATGCACTACTTCGGCATCTCCTACGGCACCGAACTCGGCGGCGTCTACGCCCACTTGTTCCCCAAGAACGTGGGGCGGCTGATCCTGGACGCGGTCGTCGACCCGAGCGCCGACGGGGAGGGACACACCGAGAACCAGGCCAGGGGCTTCCAGCGCGCGCTGAACAACTACCTCGACTCCACCGGCCAGGGCGCCGAAGAGGGCTCGCGGAAGATCGTGGACCTGCTGAAGCGAATCGACGCGAGCCCACTGCCGACGTCGTCCGGGCGGAAACTCACCGAGGCACTCGCCCTCACCGGCATCATCAGGCCGCTGTACAGCGAGGCGAGCTGGCCGACCCTGACCAGCGCCCTGGAGGCGGCCGAGGAGGGAGACGGCTCGGAACTCCTGGCGCTCGCCGACGACTACAACGAACGCAGCGCCTCGGGGCACTACGGCACGGGGACCCACTCACAACGGGTCATATCGTGCCTGGACACCAGGCAGCGGCCGACCCTCGAGGAGACGAGGAAGCTGTTGCCGCGGTTCGAGAAGGTCTCGCCCGTGTTCGGTCCCATGCTCGGCTGGGACACGGCCGGCTGGTGCCACGACTGGCCGGTGGCCGGACAGCACGACACCCCGGAGGTGAGTGCGCCGGGTGCGGCACCGATCCTGCTGGTCGGCAACACCGGCGACCCGGCGACGCCCTACGAGGGCACCCGGAAAATGGCGGACGAACTGGGCAAGGGCGTCGGCGTGATGCTCACCTGGAAGGGCGAGGGTCACGCCTCGTACGGGAAGGGGAGCGACTGCGTCGACTCCACGGTGAACGCCTATCTGCTGCAGGGGACGGTACCGAAGGACGGCAAGGTCTGCTCATGA
- the moeZ gene encoding adenylyltransferase/sulfurtransferase MoeZ translates to MSLPPLVEPASELTVDEVRRYSRHLIIPDVGMDGQKRLKNAKVLCVGAGGLGSPALMYLAAAGVGTLGIVEFDEVDESNLQRQIIHSQADIGRSKAESARDSVLGINPYVNVILHEERLEADNVMDIFSQYDLIVDGTDNFATRYLVNDACVLLNKPYVWGSIYRFDGQASVFWSEHGPCYRCLYPEPPPPGMVPSCAEGGVLGVLCASIGSIQVNEAIKLLAGIGEPLVGRLMIYDALEMQYRQVKVRKDPNCAVCGENPTVTELIDYEAFCGVVSEEAQEAAAGSTITPKQLKEWIDDGENIEIIDVREINEYEIVSIPGATLIPKNEFLMGTALENLPQDKKIVLHCKTGVRSAEVLAVLKSAGFADAVHVGGGVIGWVNQIEPHKPVY, encoded by the coding sequence GTGTCGCTGCCACCCCTGGTCGAGCCCGCATCCGAGCTCACCGTAGACGAGGTCCGCAGGTACTCCCGCCACCTGATCATCCCCGACGTGGGGATGGACGGGCAGAAGCGGCTGAAGAACGCCAAGGTGCTGTGTGTGGGCGCCGGCGGCCTGGGCTCGCCGGCGCTGATGTACCTGGCCGCCGCGGGCGTCGGCACGCTCGGAATCGTGGAGTTCGACGAGGTCGACGAGTCGAACCTGCAGCGCCAGATCATCCACAGCCAGGCCGACATCGGCCGCTCCAAGGCCGAGTCCGCCCGCGACTCCGTCCTCGGCATCAACCCGTACGTGAACGTGATCCTTCACGAGGAGCGGCTCGAGGCCGACAACGTGATGGACATCTTCAGCCAGTACGACCTGATCGTCGACGGCACGGACAACTTCGCGACCCGCTACCTGGTCAACGACGCCTGCGTGCTGCTGAACAAGCCGTACGTGTGGGGCTCGATCTACCGCTTCGACGGCCAGGCCTCGGTCTTCTGGTCCGAGCACGGCCCCTGCTACCGCTGCCTCTACCCGGAGCCCCCGCCGCCGGGCATGGTCCCCTCCTGCGCCGAGGGCGGCGTGCTGGGCGTGCTCTGCGCGTCCATCGGCTCCATCCAGGTCAACGAGGCCATCAAGCTCCTCGCGGGCATCGGCGAGCCGCTGGTCGGCCGACTCATGATCTACGACGCCCTGGAGATGCAGTACCGCCAGGTCAAGGTCCGCAAGGACCCGAACTGCGCGGTCTGCGGCGAGAACCCGACCGTCACCGAGCTCATCGACTACGAGGCCTTCTGCGGCGTCGTCTCCGAGGAGGCCCAGGAGGCTGCCGCCGGCTCGACGATCACTCCCAAGCAGCTCAAGGAGTGGATCGACGACGGCGAGAACATCGAGATCATCGACGTCCGCGAGATCAACGAGTACGAGATCGTCTCGATCCCCGGCGCCACGCTGATCCCGAAGAACGAGTTCCTCATGGGCACCGCTCTGGAGAACCTCCCGCAGGACAAGAAGATCGTCTTGCACTGCAAGACGGGTGTCCGCAGTGCGGAAGTCCTCGCGGTCCTGAAGTCCGCGGGCTTCGCCGACGCCGTGCACGTCGGTGGCGGCGTGATCGGCTGGGTCAACCAGATCGAGCCGCACAAGCCGGTCTACTGA
- a CDS encoding spherulation-specific family 4 protein — MPYLTGTPPTVTSTHLRTGLGIPGYAHPLLAPTEWGELTRPGTPVHWVVLNVADGPGTRPDPHCLETAGRLHNAGVRILGHLDTAHLGTVHPEAAHFDTADGARAFGEVISEARRYLDWYRVDGFFLDRCPTERAALSQIRRTITTLRALRDKAHIVLGHGTHPHPGYAECADQLVTFRGSWSDYRWSQVAEWTADYPPDRFCHFVHGVPRPHLDEALRIARWQGAATIYFTDRTDRTDRGGRTDAWGTMPGYWDEIVSRIGTGVSE; from the coding sequence ATGCCGTATCTGACCGGCACACCACCGACTGTCACGAGCACACACCTCCGCACCGGCCTCGGCATCCCCGGCTACGCACATCCCCTCCTCGCCCCCACCGAGTGGGGCGAACTCACCCGCCCCGGCACCCCCGTGCACTGGGTGGTCCTGAACGTCGCGGACGGCCCCGGCACCCGCCCCGACCCGCACTGCCTCGAGACCGCCGGAAGACTCCACAACGCGGGAGTCCGCATCCTGGGCCACCTCGACACCGCTCACCTGGGCACGGTCCACCCGGAAGCGGCGCACTTCGACACGGCCGATGGCGCCCGCGCCTTCGGCGAGGTGATCTCCGAGGCGCGCCGCTACCTCGACTGGTACCGGGTCGACGGCTTCTTCCTGGACCGCTGTCCGACCGAACGCGCCGCCCTGTCCCAGATCCGCCGCACGATCACCACACTCCGCGCGTTGCGTGACAAGGCCCACATCGTCCTCGGCCACGGCACCCACCCCCACCCGGGCTACGCGGAGTGCGCCGACCAGTTGGTCACCTTCCGGGGCTCGTGGAGCGACTACCGCTGGTCGCAGGTGGCGGAGTGGACCGCCGACTACCCGCCCGACCGCTTCTGCCACTTCGTGCACGGGGTGCCCCGCCCCCACCTGGACGAGGCACTGCGCATCGCCCGCTGGCAGGGCGCGGCGACCATCTACTTCACCGACCGCACGGACCGCACCGACCGCGGCGGCCGCACCGACGCCTGGGGGACCATGCCCGGCTACTGGGACGAAATCGTCTCGCGGATCGGAACAGGTGTCTCGGAATGA
- a CDS encoding NAD(P)-dependent oxidoreductase, translating into MRVLLIGANGYLGRFVADRLLADPAVQLTALGRGDDADVRFDLASGSPGALTRFLDAVHPGVVINCAGATRGGARELTRHNTVAVATVCEALRRSGCGARLVQIGCGAEYGPSQPGSSTAEDAVPRPGGPYGVSKLAATELVLGSGLDAVVLRVFSPAGPGTPAGSPLGRLAEAMRRAMQSGDGELKLTGLGAQRDFVDVRDVARAVHAASLSAAQGVINIGSGRAVRLRDAAAVLARVAGYGGALHELDGPPGLLRSSIGHPRADSDHMTHTAHATQAGHGAPAAYPYPDGCGSWQQADVRTARDRLGWRPRINLEESLGDIWMEAACRI; encoded by the coding sequence ATGAGAGTTCTGCTGATCGGAGCCAACGGCTACCTCGGCCGCTTCGTAGCCGACCGCCTCCTCGCCGACCCCGCCGTCCAACTCACCGCACTGGGCCGAGGCGACGACGCCGACGTGCGTTTCGACCTCGCGTCCGGCAGCCCCGGCGCCCTCACCCGCTTCCTCGACGCGGTCCACCCCGGCGTCGTCATCAACTGCGCCGGCGCCACCCGAGGCGGCGCCCGCGAACTCACCCGCCACAACACCGTCGCCGTCGCCACCGTCTGCGAGGCCCTGCGCCGCAGCGGCTGCGGCGCCCGCCTCGTCCAGATCGGCTGCGGCGCCGAGTACGGCCCGAGCCAGCCCGGCTCCTCCACGGCCGAGGACGCCGTCCCCCGCCCCGGAGGGCCGTACGGCGTCAGCAAACTCGCCGCCACCGAACTGGTCCTGGGCTCCGGCCTGGACGCCGTGGTTCTCCGCGTCTTCTCACCCGCGGGCCCCGGCACCCCGGCCGGCTCCCCCCTCGGCCGCCTGGCCGAGGCCATGCGCCGCGCCATGCAGTCCGGCGACGGCGAGCTCAAACTCACCGGCCTCGGCGCGCAGCGCGACTTCGTCGACGTCCGCGACGTGGCCCGCGCCGTCCACGCCGCCTCGCTGTCCGCAGCGCAGGGCGTCATCAACATCGGCTCGGGACGGGCCGTCCGCCTCCGGGACGCCGCCGCCGTCCTCGCCCGCGTGGCCGGATACGGCGGCGCCCTCCACGAACTCGACGGCCCGCCCGGCCTGTTGCGGTCGTCCATCGGCCACCCCCGCGCCGACTCGGACCACATGACCCACACGGCCCATGCGACGCAGGCGGGCCACGGCGCCCCGGCCGCGTACCCGTACCCGGACGGCTGCGGCAGCTGGCAGCAGGCCGACGTGCGCACCGCACGCGACCGGCTCGGCTGGCGCCCCCGGATCAACCTCGAAGAGTCCCTGGGTGACATCTGGATGGAGGCGGCATGCCGTATCTGA
- a CDS encoding DUF3492 domain-containing protein, which yields MRIALIAEGGYPYVDGDARLWCDRLVRGLGQHEFDIYALSRSERQEDEGWVPLPPQVSRVRTAPLWAGEDDYGRGGPKGPVGRAVAGDGWAYGRRARRRFAECYGELVAVLCAGGTGGPSGASEDTSATEADRFGNALYGLAELARDEGGLVGALRSESAVRALERACRARGALRPAREARVPDLLAFAAQLERALRPLSLDWYEDDDLGSADLCHAASGGSAALTGLLAQHFCGVPLLLTEYGVRLRTHYLAATESSPAVRSLLAAFHGRLAAETYARAALVTPGNAHARRWQERCGADRAKLRTVYPGMDASRFAEVGEAQECADPDTLVWVGRVEPAKDLVSLLHAFAEVRKEEPKTRLRIVGSPAGPEGDAYLGHCRALAAQLFPDEAEGPHTVGDNPVSFEEIGGPEIPTLADAYAAGAVVVLSSVVEGFPISLVEAMFCGRVTVSTDVGAVVEVIGGTGLVVPPRNPRALAEACVALLRDPERRERLGAAARARALELFTVEQNVAAFHGIYLEIVSRTPVRRVVLDEAGAPLPFAVPAEAHVPGRWTERSARLVARGGPGRPTGAPVRATALPATEAAR from the coding sequence GTGCGCATCGCACTGATCGCGGAGGGCGGCTATCCGTATGTGGACGGTGACGCCAGGCTCTGGTGCGACCGGCTCGTGCGCGGGCTCGGACAGCACGAGTTCGACATCTACGCGCTCAGCCGCAGCGAGCGCCAGGAGGACGAGGGCTGGGTCCCGCTGCCACCGCAGGTCAGCCGCGTGCGTACGGCGCCGCTGTGGGCGGGCGAGGATGACTATGGGAGGGGCGGCCCGAAGGGACCCGTTGGAAGGGCGGTGGCGGGCGACGGGTGGGCGTATGGGCGCCGTGCGCGCCGGCGGTTCGCCGAGTGCTACGGCGAGTTGGTGGCCGTGCTCTGCGCAGGGGGGACCGGGGGCCCTTCCGGAGCCTCCGAGGACACGTCGGCCACTGAGGCGGACCGTTTCGGCAACGCGCTGTACGGGCTCGCCGAACTCGCCCGTGACGAGGGCGGACTGGTGGGAGCGCTCCGCTCCGAGTCCGCCGTACGCGCCCTTGAGCGCGCCTGCAGGGCGCGGGGCGCCCTGCGCCCGGCGCGTGAGGCGCGCGTACCCGATCTGCTGGCCTTCGCCGCGCAGCTGGAACGCGCCCTGCGCCCCCTCTCGCTCGACTGGTACGAGGACGACGACCTGGGCTCGGCCGACCTGTGTCACGCCGCCTCCGGCGGCTCGGCGGCCCTGACCGGCCTGCTCGCCCAGCACTTCTGCGGCGTACCGCTGCTGCTGACCGAGTACGGGGTACGGCTCCGCACGCACTACCTGGCCGCCACCGAGTCCTCGCCCGCCGTACGGTCGCTGCTCGCCGCCTTCCACGGCAGGCTCGCCGCCGAGACCTACGCCCGGGCCGCCCTCGTCACACCCGGCAACGCCCACGCCCGCCGCTGGCAGGAGCGCTGCGGCGCCGACCGCGCGAAGCTGCGCACCGTCTACCCCGGCATGGACGCCTCCCGCTTCGCCGAAGTCGGCGAGGCCCAGGAGTGCGCGGACCCGGACACGCTGGTCTGGGTCGGCCGTGTCGAACCCGCCAAGGACCTGGTGTCGTTGCTGCACGCCTTCGCCGAGGTCCGCAAGGAGGAACCGAAGACGCGGCTGCGGATCGTCGGCTCCCCCGCGGGCCCCGAGGGCGACGCCTACCTCGGCCACTGCAGGGCGCTCGCCGCGCAGCTCTTCCCCGACGAGGCCGAGGGCCCGCACACCGTCGGCGACAACCCGGTCTCCTTCGAGGAGATCGGCGGCCCCGAGATCCCCACGCTCGCCGACGCGTACGCCGCGGGCGCCGTGGTCGTCCTGTCCAGCGTCGTCGAGGGCTTCCCCATCAGTCTGGTCGAGGCCATGTTCTGCGGCCGCGTGACGGTGTCCACGGACGTAGGCGCGGTGGTGGAGGTCATCGGCGGCACCGGTCTCGTCGTACCACCGCGTAACCCCCGGGCGCTCGCGGAGGCCTGTGTGGCGCTGTTGCGCGACCCCGAGCGCCGTGAGCGCCTGGGCGCGGCGGCACGCGCGCGGGCGCTCGAACTGTTCACCGTCGAGCAGAACGTCGCGGCATTTCACGGCATTTACCTGGAGATCGTCTCGCGTACGCCGGTCCGCCGCGTCGTCCTCGACGAGGCCGGCGCCCCCCTGCCCTTCGCCGTCCCCGCCGAGGCCCATGTCCCCGGCCGCTGGACCGAGCGATCCGCACGCCTGGTGGCCCGCGGCGGCCCCGGCCGCCCGACGGGAGCCCCCGTACGCGCCACCGCGTTGCCCGCGACGGAGGCGGCGCGATGA
- a CDS encoding Ms4533A family Cys-rich leader peptide: protein MSTRHASSCAAIELALIGVTALCVADVHCP from the coding sequence ATGTCGACCCGTCACGCCTCCTCTTGCGCCGCCATCGAGCTGGCGCTCATCGGTGTGACCGCACTGTGCGTGGCCGACGTCCACTGTCCCTGA
- a CDS encoding DUF3152 domain-containing protein: MGRHSRRGSAAKRDTADTADTTARQGSRGAQPETGAAQRGPSAPGAGSGRVPTARQGAAPGAGQGGWVQAGGPGGPGGAGGPGGPGGPGGAGGPGGRRVPGPPPARQGMPTGGAPAYGGRAFPDGTPAHGFPRLPDGTPAHGVQRLPDGTPAHGFPRLPDGTPARGVPRLPDGTPAQGVPRFAGGTPAHGTPQARGGHPEQREPGGGWGELRGRTGVAYGVSPAVGAPPATGVPLPRPRRASPSEGPRQDYLDAFDGDVDVFAPRTSDAAHPADPYASVTDWDTEAGSRVGVANDADLDDDAPPTGEPVPAKGAKGRAFTGIAAAAVVTVLAVVVAGQVAKGREGSDVQSQSAADQARDARDSASRSDGRPTPSGSPSVAPLTYEQKIGKRYALSATLKGSGKFDAVPGIDKAPGTGQKFTYRVDVEQGLGLDGELFAQAVQKTLNDDRSWSHNGARTFERIYSGKPDFVITLASPGTTADWCAKSGLDTTVDNVSCDSAATERVMINAYRWAQGSETYGDRIHAYRQMLINHEVGHRLGYSHVTCDKDGDLAPVMQQQTKFLDHDGIHCRANPWAYPAS, translated from the coding sequence GTGGGACGCCACAGCCGCCGCGGGTCTGCCGCCAAACGCGACACCGCGGACACCGCGGACACAACTGCACGACAGGGCTCTCGGGGAGCACAGCCGGAGACGGGCGCGGCCCAGCGGGGTCCGTCCGCGCCGGGTGCGGGATCGGGCAGGGTCCCGACGGCGAGGCAGGGTGCGGCTCCGGGCGCGGGGCAGGGCGGTTGGGTGCAGGCCGGTGGTCCTGGTGGTCCTGGCGGTGCCGGTGGTCCTGGCGGTCCGGGTGGTCCCGGTGGTGCCGGTGGTCCTGGCGGTCGCAGGGTGCCCGGTCCGCCGCCCGCTCGGCAGGGGATGCCGACGGGTGGGGCGCCGGCGTATGGAGGGCGGGCGTTCCCGGACGGCACGCCCGCGCATGGCTTTCCGAGGTTGCCCGACGGCACGCCCGCGCATGGTGTCCAGAGGCTGCCCGACGGCACCCCCGCGCATGGCTTCCCCCGGCTCCCCGACGGCACCCCCGCCCGCGGCGTTCCTCGGCTGCCGGACGGCACTCCCGCCCAGGGCGTCCCCCGCTTCGCGGGCGGCACCCCGGCCCACGGCACCCCCCAGGCCCGCGGCGGCCACCCCGAGCAGCGTGAACCGGGTGGGGGCTGGGGTGAGTTGAGGGGGCGCACCGGGGTTGCGTACGGGGTTTCCCCGGCGGTCGGCGCTCCTCCGGCGACCGGCGTTCCCCTTCCGCGACCCCGGCGGGCATCGCCGTCCGAGGGGCCCCGGCAGGACTACCTCGACGCCTTCGACGGGGACGTCGACGTCTTCGCGCCCCGTACGTCCGACGCCGCGCACCCCGCCGACCCGTACGCCTCGGTCACCGACTGGGACACCGAGGCCGGGTCCCGTGTCGGCGTCGCGAACGACGCCGACCTCGACGATGACGCCCCGCCGACCGGCGAGCCCGTGCCGGCGAAGGGCGCCAAGGGCCGGGCCTTCACCGGCATCGCGGCCGCCGCCGTCGTCACCGTGCTGGCCGTGGTCGTCGCCGGGCAGGTCGCGAAGGGGCGGGAGGGCAGCGACGTACAGTCGCAGTCCGCCGCCGATCAGGCGCGGGACGCCCGTGACTCGGCCTCGCGCAGCGACGGGCGGCCGACGCCGTCCGGGTCGCCGAGCGTGGCACCGCTGACGTACGAGCAGAAGATCGGCAAGAGGTACGCGCTCAGCGCCACGCTCAAGGGCTCGGGGAAGTTCGACGCGGTCCCGGGGATCGACAAGGCGCCCGGCACGGGGCAGAAGTTCACCTACCGCGTGGATGTGGAGCAGGGACTCGGGCTCGACGGCGAGCTCTTCGCGCAGGCGGTGCAGAAGACGCTCAACGACGACCGCAGCTGGTCCCACAACGGCGCCCGCACCTTCGAGCGCATCTACTCCGGCAAGCCCGACTTCGTGATCACGCTGGCCAGCCCCGGTACGACGGCCGACTGGTGCGCCAAGTCCGGTCTGGACACCACCGTCGACAATGTGTCGTGCGACTCCGCCGCCACCGAGCGCGTGATGATCAATGCGTACAGATGGGCGCAGGGGTCGGAGACATACGGTGATCGGATCCACGCGTACCGACAGATGCTGATCAACCACGAGGTCGGCCACCGGCTCGGCTACAGCCACGTCACCTGTGACAAGGACGGTGACCTCGCGCCGGTCATGCAGCAGCAGACCAAGTTCCTCGACCACGACGGGATCCACTGCCGGGCCAACCCCTGGGCGTATCCCGCGAGTTGA
- a CDS encoding alpha/beta fold hydrolase, whose protein sequence is MSSTELPSAPATANVLPKVATVRVAEGERLRSVGLPGITLTVRSRPPAREGLPPALYVHGLGGSSQNWSALMEQLEGEVDGEAVDLPGFGDSPPPDDGDYSITAHARAVIRYLDASGRGPVHLFGNSLGGAVTTRVAAVRPDLVRTLTLVSPALPEIRVQRTAAPTALLAVPGVTALFTRLTRGWTAEQRVRGVMQLCYGAPERVTPEGFRNAVEEMERRLQLPYFWDAMTRSARGLVNAYTLGGQHALWRQAERVLAPTLLIYGGRDQLVGYRMRRRAARAFRDSRLLSLPEAGHVAMMEYPEVVARAVRELLVETAGTAGTAETAWTAETAGTLDAGKTGVSAADGRTRRGEGAAGAVGRGADDAGDRAAAAGEDEAVTENAGS, encoded by the coding sequence ATGTCTTCGACCGAACTCCCGTCCGCGCCGGCGACTGCCAATGTGCTGCCCAAGGTGGCGACCGTCAGGGTCGCGGAGGGGGAGAGGCTTCGATCGGTCGGGCTGCCGGGGATCACGCTGACGGTGCGTTCGAGACCACCCGCGCGCGAGGGGCTGCCGCCCGCGCTGTACGTCCACGGACTCGGCGGTTCCTCGCAGAACTGGTCGGCGCTGATGGAGCAGCTCGAAGGCGAGGTCGACGGCGAGGCCGTCGACCTGCCGGGCTTCGGCGACTCTCCCCCACCGGATGACGGCGACTACTCGATCACCGCGCACGCACGCGCGGTGATTCGTTATCTCGACGCCTCCGGCCGCGGCCCCGTACACCTCTTCGGCAACTCGCTCGGCGGCGCGGTCACCACGCGCGTCGCAGCGGTACGTCCCGACCTGGTCCGTACGCTCACTCTCGTGTCACCTGCACTGCCGGAAATCCGCGTCCAGCGCACGGCCGCGCCCACGGCACTGCTCGCGGTGCCCGGAGTGACCGCGCTCTTCACCCGGCTCACCAGGGGCTGGACGGCGGAGCAGCGGGTCCGCGGCGTGATGCAACTCTGTTACGGCGCCCCCGAGCGGGTGACTCCGGAGGGATTCCGCAACGCCGTCGAGGAGATGGAACGGCGGCTGCAACTGCCGTACTTCTGGGACGCGATGACCCGCTCCGCGCGCGGGCTCGTCAACGCCTACACGCTGGGCGGCCAGCACGCGCTGTGGCGCCAGGCCGAACGGGTGCTGGCGCCGACGCTGCTCATCTACGGCGGCCGCGACCAGCTCGTGGGCTACCGCATGCGTCGGCGGGCAGCGCGCGCCTTCCGCGACTCCCGCCTGCTGAGCCTGCCGGAGGCCGGGCACGTGGCGATGATGGAGTACCCGGAGGTGGTCGCCCGGGCGGTCCGTGAACTCCTCGTGGAGACGGCGGGGACGGCGGGGACGGCGGAGACGGCGTGGACGGCGGAGACGGCGGGGACCCTGGATGCGGGGAAGACGGGTGTGTCGGCCGCCGACGGGCGCACAAGGCGCGGTGAGGGTGCGGCCGGGGCCGTCGGCCGGGGCGCGGATGACGCCGGCGACAGGGCCGCCGCCGCGGGCGAGGACGAGGCCGTGACCGAGAACGCGGGGAGCTGA